The Trichosurus vulpecula isolate mTriVul1 chromosome 4, mTriVul1.pri, whole genome shotgun sequence genome contains a region encoding:
- the MYOC gene encoding myocilin — MLGPQLLLLGCLAWGALGRTANLKKGNDRNGRCLYTFTVPSPNESSCPGSGEVNSAIQELQRDNSAQQSELEAAKVRLSVLETLVKQLGGNETPGLTPPAVQEMQRELNNLRREKTSLESDYNRFLQEKATLEKEKKQLENENRNLARRLANSRREMEVLRLGQCPQVKETAADIPQGPKEVSKWGVQNLDYQELKSELTEVPASHIFKESSTNHSGCGELIWVGEPITLRKAETIAGKYGVWMRDPEPTYPYTRETTWRVDTVGTDIRQVFQYEQISQFTQGYPSKVHVLPIPMESTGAVVYRGALYYQKHTSRTVIKYDLKTESVKAQKEIPNAGYHGQFPYSWGGYTDIDLAVDETGLWVIYSTEEAKGAIVLSKMNPDTLELTQTWETNIRKQSVANSFIICGTLYTVNSYSVADATINLAYDTRARSSKALTIPFKNRYRYNSMVDYNPAEKKIFSWDNSNMVEYDIRLSQM, encoded by the exons ATGCTTGGCCCTCAGCTGCTGCTTTTGGGTTGCTTGGCATGGGGGGCTCTAGGCAGGACAGCCAACCTCAAAAAGGGTAATGACAGGAACGGCAGATGCCTCTATACTTTCACTGTGCCCAGCCCCAATGAGTCCAGCTGTCCAGGATCTGGCGAAGTCAATTCAGCCATCCAGGAGCTCCAGAGAGATAACAGTGCCCAGCAATCCGAGTTAGAAGCTGCAAAAGTCCGGCTCAGTGTCCTGGAGACCCTCGTGAAGCAACTAGGAGGGAATGAAACTCCGGGTCTCACGCCTCCAGCTGTACAGGAGATGCAAAGAGAACTGAacaacctgaggagggaaaagaCCAGTCTAGAGTCTGACTATAACCGCTTCCTCCAGGAAAAAGCTAccctggagaaggagaagaagcagcTAGAGAATGAGAACAGAAACCTTGCAAGGAGGCTGGCAAACAGCCGAAGGGAGATGGAGGTGCTAAGACTGGGCCAGTGTCCTCAAGTCAAAGAAACAGCAGCTGACATTCCCCAGGGTCCCAAGGAAG TTTCTAAATGGGGTGTGCAGAATTTAGACTACCAAGAACTGAAGTCTGAATTAACTGAGGTTCCTGCTTCTCATATCTTCAAAGAGAGTTCAACCAATCATTCTG GATGTGGAGAACTCATCTGGGTAGGTGAACCGATCACGTtgagaaaggcagagacaatTGCTGGCAAGTATGGTGTGTGGATGAGAGACCCCGAGCCTACGTATCCCTACACTCGGGAGACCACCTGGAGAGTTGATACAGTTGGCACAGATATCCGTCAGGTCTTTCAGTATGAGCAGATTAGCCAGTTCACACAGGGCTATCCTTCCAAAGTTCACGTGCTGCCTATCCCAATGGAGAGCACAGGGGCTGTGGTTTACCGTGGAGCCCTCTATTATCAGAAACATACATCTAGAACTGTGATCAAGTATGACCTGAAGACTGAAAGTGTGAAGGCTCAAAAGGAGATTCCCAATGCTGGTTATCATGGACAGTTCCCTTATTCTTGGGGTGGCTATACGGACATTGACTTAGCAGTGGACGAAACAGGACTATGGGTCATCTATAGCACAGAAGAAGCCAAGGGAGCTATTGTCCTTTCCAAAATGAATCCAGACACACTAGAACTCACGCAAACCTGGGAGACCAACATTCGAAAGCAATCAGTGGCCAACTCATTCATAATCTGTGGCACCCTTTACACTGTCAACAGCTACTCGGTGGCTGATGCCACCATTAACCTGGCTTATGACACCAGGGCCAGGAGCAGCAAGGCCCTGACCATCCCGTTCAAGAACCGGTATAGATACAACAGCATGGTTGATTACAATCCTGCTGAAAAGAAGATCTTCTCATGGGATAACTCCAATATGGTGGAATATGACATAAGGCTCTCTCAGATGTGA